Proteins from one Natrinema salinisoli genomic window:
- a CDS encoding helix-turn-helix domain-containing protein: protein MKSMRIELEYTSEAIPSLHEAICESPRIEREVIVGGQAVDGVETITSFVYGDADAYEPRLADLENVLEYDITPADDGFFCYLRRELDSEGVSLLNALSQETVVVVPPIEVRSDRTIRLTIVGHSSALSAVVDEVPERLTLDVRWVSEDVTVTEPSVTDRQLVALRAARDVGYYEIPRTAGIEAVADELECAVSTASELLRRGEANAVDRVLDEGP from the coding sequence ATGAAATCGATGCGCATCGAACTGGAATACACCTCGGAGGCGATTCCGTCGCTCCACGAGGCGATCTGCGAGTCGCCCCGCATCGAGCGAGAGGTAATCGTGGGTGGGCAGGCAGTCGACGGCGTCGAGACGATCACGTCGTTCGTCTACGGCGATGCTGACGCCTACGAGCCGCGACTGGCCGACCTGGAGAACGTATTGGAGTACGACATCACGCCGGCGGACGACGGGTTCTTCTGTTATCTCCGCCGAGAGCTCGACTCCGAGGGAGTCTCGCTGTTGAACGCGCTTTCACAGGAGACCGTCGTGGTCGTGCCCCCGATCGAGGTCCGATCCGATCGGACGATTCGACTGACGATCGTCGGTCATTCGTCGGCGCTGTCGGCCGTAGTCGACGAGGTCCCAGAAAGACTGACACTGGACGTTCGCTGGGTGAGCGAGGACGTGACGGTCACCGAACCGTCCGTGACCGATCGCCAACTGGTAGCGCTCCGCGCGGCCCGCGACGTGGGCTACTACGAAATTCCACGGACGGCCGGAATCGAAGCGGTCGCCGACGAACTCGAGTGCGCCGTCTCGACGGCGTCGGAACTCCTCCGACGCGGCGAGGCCAACGCGGTCGACCGCGTGCTCGATGAGGGACCGTAG
- a CDS encoding class I SAM-dependent methyltransferase: MATEQQDKAVTETSRSDGGYEAHLERSRTVWDRWSNYYGQSEKDFEPIREAAIDRLALEPGDRVLEMGCGPGVNFERIREEIGEEGELVAVDYSPEMVANARERIEARGWENVSVQRADATTVAFDDPFDAALASLSLSVMPDVRRAVENVSRSLVPGARLAIVDVRPAPSGPLRVLNPLIWRFFRWYANWNPDGDVVGSLEAVFDTCEIADTHFAGTAFTALCTKRAAD; this comes from the coding sequence ATGGCCACGGAACAGCAGGACAAGGCGGTGACCGAGACGTCTCGTTCGGACGGCGGGTACGAGGCGCACCTCGAGCGCAGTCGGACGGTCTGGGATCGGTGGAGCAACTATTACGGACAGAGCGAGAAGGATTTCGAGCCGATTCGCGAGGCGGCCATCGATCGACTGGCCCTCGAACCGGGCGATCGCGTGCTCGAGATGGGATGCGGCCCGGGCGTCAACTTCGAGCGGATCCGCGAGGAGATCGGCGAGGAAGGCGAACTCGTCGCCGTCGATTACAGCCCGGAGATGGTAGCGAACGCGCGCGAGCGCATCGAGGCCCGCGGCTGGGAGAACGTCAGCGTACAGCGAGCCGACGCGACGACGGTCGCGTTCGACGACCCCTTCGACGCGGCGCTCGCGTCGCTTTCCCTGTCCGTCATGCCTGACGTCCGACGCGCCGTGGAGAACGTCTCCCGCTCGCTCGTTCCCGGCGCGCGCCTCGCAATCGTCGACGTTCGGCCGGCTCCGAGCGGCCCCCTTCGAGTACTGAATCCCCTCATCTGGCGGTTCTTCCGCTGGTACGCGAACTGGAATCCCGACGGCGACGTCGTGGGGTCGCTCGAGGCCGTCTTCGATACGTGCGAAATCGCGGACACGCACTTCGCTGGCACGGCGTTCACGGCGCTCTGCACGAAACGAGCGGCTGACTGA
- a CDS encoding 4-phosphopantoate--beta-alanine ligase, translating into MSDYDSVSADVEHEEEIPEEHPRYQDLITRHRIEKGVEKGITHLQGMHAEGRGSAFDYLLGEETIPSANDAERAAAAHLLLADRPVLSINGNVAALVPAEMVDLADATGADLEVNLFNRTPERLTAIADHLREHGADDVKGLEADARIPNLDHKRAKVDADGIYEADVVLVPLEDGDRAEALDEMGKTEIVIDLNPLSRSPQVADVPIVDNIIRAVPTITEHARELADADDDELRAIIDDFDREQALEAAEERIRSGDL; encoded by the coding sequence GTGAGCGATTACGACAGCGTCTCCGCCGACGTCGAGCACGAGGAGGAGATTCCGGAGGAGCATCCCAGATACCAGGACTTGATCACCCGCCATCGGATCGAGAAGGGCGTCGAGAAGGGAATCACGCACCTCCAGGGGATGCACGCCGAGGGACGAGGCAGCGCGTTCGACTACCTGCTCGGTGAGGAAACGATTCCGAGCGCGAACGACGCGGAACGGGCGGCCGCGGCCCATCTCCTGCTCGCCGACCGCCCCGTCCTCTCGATCAACGGCAACGTCGCGGCGCTGGTCCCCGCCGAGATGGTCGACCTCGCCGATGCCACGGGTGCCGACCTCGAGGTCAACCTCTTCAATCGCACGCCGGAGCGACTCACGGCTATCGCCGATCACCTCCGCGAACACGGCGCTGACGACGTGAAGGGACTCGAGGCCGACGCGCGGATCCCGAACCTGGACCACAAGCGGGCGAAAGTCGACGCCGACGGGATCTACGAGGCCGACGTGGTGCTCGTCCCGCTCGAGGACGGTGACCGGGCCGAGGCCTTAGACGAGATGGGGAAAACCGAGATCGTGATCGACCTCAACCCGCTGTCCCGATCGCCGCAGGTGGCCGACGTGCCGATCGTCGACAACATCATTCGCGCCGTGCCGACCATCACCGAGCACGCGCGGGAACTGGCCGACGCGGACGACGACGAGCTCCGGGCGATTATCGACGACTTCGACCGAGAGCAGGCGCTCGAGGCGGCCGAGGAACGGATTCGATCGGGCGATCTCTGA
- a CDS encoding HalOD1 output domain-containing protein translates to MREPIDATGEDVVLQRQLDADQGNQMVQLVELIADIDDVEPTEISPIYRDIDSLVSNFFGSQPPSRGDATLAFSYQGYRIHLKQDGRTTVCDLST, encoded by the coding sequence ATGAGGGAGCCGATCGATGCCACGGGCGAGGATGTCGTGTTACAACGGCAATTGGACGCCGATCAGGGCAATCAGATGGTTCAACTCGTCGAACTCATCGCCGATATCGACGACGTCGAGCCGACGGAAATCTCGCCGATCTATCGCGATATCGATAGTCTCGTTTCCAACTTCTTCGGCTCGCAACCGCCGTCTCGCGGCGATGCGACGCTCGCCTTTTCCTATCAGGGATACCGGATCCATCTAAAACAGGACGGCAGAACGACCGTCTGCGACCTCTCCACGTAA
- a CDS encoding tyrosine--tRNA ligase, which produces MDAYELLTRNAEEVVTDEEVRDLAEDPAGKRAYVGYEPSGVLHLGHLLTANKLIDLQDAGMEVVVLLADVHAYLNEKGTFEEIRDTAEQMKAQFLAYGLDEEQTEFVYGSEFQLEEEYTLDLHHLERETTMNRAQRAMAEIQGDETAKVSHLVYPLMQTLDIEYLDLDLAVGGLDQRKVHMLAREKLPELDYDVRPAIHTPIVADLTSGEGKMSSSEGISISMEDSTEELEEKVNSAFCPPTREPEDDLENPVLELFEYHVFPRFDEVVVERPDKYGGDLAYEDYEDLAEDLDSGELHPADAKGTLATYLDELIAPGREKLREIRG; this is translated from the coding sequence ATGGACGCCTACGAGCTGCTGACGCGCAACGCCGAGGAGGTCGTCACCGACGAGGAGGTCCGCGACCTCGCCGAGGATCCGGCGGGGAAACGCGCCTACGTCGGCTACGAGCCCTCGGGCGTGCTCCACCTCGGCCACCTCCTGACCGCGAACAAGCTCATCGACCTCCAGGACGCGGGCATGGAGGTCGTCGTCCTGCTCGCGGACGTCCACGCCTACCTCAACGAGAAGGGGACGTTCGAAGAGATCCGGGACACCGCCGAGCAGATGAAAGCCCAGTTCCTCGCCTACGGACTCGACGAGGAGCAAACGGAGTTCGTCTACGGCTCCGAGTTCCAGCTCGAAGAGGAGTACACCCTCGACCTGCACCACCTCGAGCGCGAAACGACGATGAACCGCGCCCAGCGCGCGATGGCCGAGATTCAGGGCGACGAGACGGCCAAGGTGAGCCACCTCGTCTACCCGCTGATGCAGACGCTGGACATCGAGTACCTCGACCTGGACCTCGCGGTCGGCGGGTTAGACCAACGCAAGGTCCACATGCTCGCCCGCGAGAAGCTGCCCGAACTCGACTACGACGTCCGGCCGGCGATCCACACGCCGATCGTCGCCGACCTCACCAGCGGCGAGGGCAAGATGTCCTCGAGCGAGGGGATCAGCATCTCGATGGAGGACTCGACCGAGGAGCTCGAGGAGAAGGTCAACTCGGCGTTCTGTCCGCCGACGCGGGAGCCGGAGGACGACCTCGAGAACCCCGTCCTCGAATTGTTCGAGTACCACGTCTTCCCGCGGTTCGACGAGGTCGTGGTCGAACGGCCCGACAAGTACGGCGGCGATCTGGCCTACGAGGACTACGAGGACCTCGCCGAGGACCTCGATTCGGGCGAACTCCACCCCGCCGACGCGAAGGGAACGCTCGCGACCTACCTCGACGAACTGATCGCACCGGGTCGCGAGAAGCTGCGCGAGATCCGAGGCTAA